A section of the Tamandua tetradactyla isolate mTamTet1 chromosome 4, mTamTet1.pri, whole genome shotgun sequence genome encodes:
- the IVNS1ABP gene encoding influenza virus NS1A-binding protein isoform X1, with amino-acid sequence MIPNGYLMFEDENFIESSVAKLNALRKSGQFCDVRLQVCGHEMLAHRAVLACCSPYLFEIFNTDSDPHGVSHVKFDDLNPEAVEVLLNYAYTAQLKADKELVKDVYSAAKKLKMDRVKQVCGDYLLSRMDVTSCISYRNFASCMGDSRLLNKVDAYIQEHLLEISEEEEFLKLPRLKLEVMLEDNVCLPSNGKLYTKVINWVQRSIWENGDSLEELMEEVQTLYYSADHKLLDGNLLDGQAEVFGSDDDHIQFVQVHIAQSEKKPPRENGHKQISSSSTGCLSSPNATVQSPKHEWKIVASEKTSNNTYLCLAVLDGIFCVIFLHGRNSPQSSPTSTPRLIKSLSFEMQPDELIEKPMSPMQYARSGLGTAEMNGKLIAAGGYNREECLRTVECYDPHTDHWSFLAPMRTPRARFQMAVLMGQLYVVGGSNGHSDDLSCGEMYDPNIDDWIPVPELRTNRCNAGVCALNGKLYIIGGSDPYGQKGLKNCDVFDPITKSWTSCAPLNIRRHQSAVCELGGYLYIIGGAESWNCLNTVERYNPENNTWTLIAPMNVARRGAGVAVLDGKLFVGGGFDGSHAISCVEMYDPTRNEWKMMGNMTSPRSNAGIATVGDTIYAVGGFDGNEFLNTVEVYNAETNEWNPYTKMFQF; translated from the exons ATGATTCCCAACGGATATTTAATGTTTGAAGATGAAAATTTTATTGAGTCTTCTGTTGCCAAATTAAATGCCCTGAGGAAAAGTGGCCAATTCTGTGATGTTCGACTTCAG gtctgtGGCCATGAGATGTTAGCACACCGAGCAGTTCTGGCTTGCTGCAGTCCctatttatttgaaatctttaaTACTGATAGTGATCCTCATGGAGTTTCTCATGTTAAATTTGATGATCTCAACCCAGAAGCTGTTGAAGTCTTACTGAATTATGCCTATACTGCTCA gttgAAAGCTGATAAGGAATTAGTAAAAGATGTTTATTCTGCAGCAAAAAAGCTGAAGATGGACCGAGTAAAGCAG gTTTGTGGTGATTATTTACTGTCCAGAATGGATGTTACCAGCTGCATCTCTTACCGAAATTTCGCAAGTTGTATGGGAGACTCCCGTTTGTTGAATAAGGTTGATGCCTATATTCAGGAGCATTTGTTAGAAATTTCAGAAGAGGAAGAGTTTCTTAAACTTCCAAGACTAAAG TTGGAGGTAATGCTAGAAGATAATGTTTGCTTGCCTAGCAATGGCAAATTGTATACAAAGGTAATCAACTGGGTGCAGCGTAGCATCTGGGAGAATGGAGACAGTCTGGAAGAGCTGATGGAAGAG GTTCAAACCTTGTACTACTCAGCTGATCACAAGCTGCTTGATGGGAATCTACTAGATGGACAGGCTGAGGTGTTTGGCAGTGATGATGACCACATTCAGTTTGTGCAGGTACACATTGCACAGTCTGAG AAAAAGCCACCACGTGAGAATGGCCATAAGCAGATAAGTAGCAGTTCCACTGgatgtctctcttctccaaatGCTACAGTACAAAGCCCTAAGCATGAGTGGAAAATCGTTGCTTCGGAAAAAACTTCAA ATAACACTTACTTGTGCCTGGCTGTGCTGGATGGTATATTCTGTGTAATTTTTCTTCATGGGCGAAACAGTCCACAGAGCTCACCAACAAGTACACCAAGACTAATTAAGAGTTTAAGCTTTGAGATGCAACCAGATGAGCTAATAGAAAAGCCCATGTCTCCTATGCAGTATGCACGATCTGGTCTGGGAACAGCAGAGATGAACGGCAAACTTATAGCTGCAG GTGGCTATAACAGAGAGGAATGTCTTCGAACAGTTGAATGCTATGATCCGCATACGGATCACTGGTCCTTTCTTGCTCCCATGAGAACACCAAGAGCCCGATTTCAAATGGCCGTACTCATG GGCCAGCTCTATGTGGTAGGTGGATCAAATGGCCATTCAGATGACCTGAGTTGTGGAGAGATGTATGATCCAAACATAGATGACTGGATTCCTGTTCCAGAATTGAGAACTAACCGTTGTAATGCag gAGTGTGTGCTCTGAATGGGAAACTGTACATCATCGGTGGCTCTGATCCATATGGTCAAAAAGGACTGAAAAATTGTGATGTATTTGATCCCATAACAAAGTCGTGGACAAGCTGTGCTCCTCTTAACATCC GTAGACACCAGTCTGCAGTCTGTGAGCTTGGTGGTTATTTGTACATAATAGGAGGTGCAGAATCTTGGAATTGTCTAAACACAGTAGAACGTTACAATCCTGAAAATAACACCTGGACTTTAATTGCACCCATGAATGTGGCTAGGCGAGGAGCTGGAGTAGCTGTTCTTGATG GAAAACTGTTTGTAGGTGGTGGCTTTGATGGTTCTCATGCCATCAGTTGTGTGGAGATGTATGATCCAACTAGAAATGAATGGAAGATGATGGGAAACATGACATCGCCAAGGAGCAATGCTGGGATTGCAACTGTAGGGGACACCATTTATGCAGTGGGAGGATTTGATGGCAATGAATTTCTGAATACAGTGGAAGTCTATAATGCTGAGACAAATGAGTGGAACCCCTATACAAAGATGTttcagttttaa
- the IVNS1ABP gene encoding influenza virus NS1A-binding protein isoform X2: MIPNGYLMFEDENFIESSVAKLNALRKSGQFCDVRLQVCGHEMLAHRAVLACCSPYLFEIFNTDSDPHGVSHVKFDDLNPEAVEVLLNYAYTAQLKADKELVKDVYSAAKKLKMDRVKQVCGDYLLSRMDVTSCISYRNFASCMGDSRLLNKVDAYIQEHLLEISEEEEFLKLPRLKLEVMLEDNVCLPSNGKLYTKVINWVQRSIWENGDSLEELMEEVQTLYYSADHKLLDGNLLDGQAEVFGSDDDHIQFVQKKPPRENGHKQISSSSTGCLSSPNATVQSPKHEWKIVASEKTSNNTYLCLAVLDGIFCVIFLHGRNSPQSSPTSTPRLIKSLSFEMQPDELIEKPMSPMQYARSGLGTAEMNGKLIAAGGYNREECLRTVECYDPHTDHWSFLAPMRTPRARFQMAVLMGQLYVVGGSNGHSDDLSCGEMYDPNIDDWIPVPELRTNRCNAGVCALNGKLYIIGGSDPYGQKGLKNCDVFDPITKSWTSCAPLNIRRHQSAVCELGGYLYIIGGAESWNCLNTVERYNPENNTWTLIAPMNVARRGAGVAVLDGKLFVGGGFDGSHAISCVEMYDPTRNEWKMMGNMTSPRSNAGIATVGDTIYAVGGFDGNEFLNTVEVYNAETNEWNPYTKMFQF, from the exons ATGATTCCCAACGGATATTTAATGTTTGAAGATGAAAATTTTATTGAGTCTTCTGTTGCCAAATTAAATGCCCTGAGGAAAAGTGGCCAATTCTGTGATGTTCGACTTCAG gtctgtGGCCATGAGATGTTAGCACACCGAGCAGTTCTGGCTTGCTGCAGTCCctatttatttgaaatctttaaTACTGATAGTGATCCTCATGGAGTTTCTCATGTTAAATTTGATGATCTCAACCCAGAAGCTGTTGAAGTCTTACTGAATTATGCCTATACTGCTCA gttgAAAGCTGATAAGGAATTAGTAAAAGATGTTTATTCTGCAGCAAAAAAGCTGAAGATGGACCGAGTAAAGCAG gTTTGTGGTGATTATTTACTGTCCAGAATGGATGTTACCAGCTGCATCTCTTACCGAAATTTCGCAAGTTGTATGGGAGACTCCCGTTTGTTGAATAAGGTTGATGCCTATATTCAGGAGCATTTGTTAGAAATTTCAGAAGAGGAAGAGTTTCTTAAACTTCCAAGACTAAAG TTGGAGGTAATGCTAGAAGATAATGTTTGCTTGCCTAGCAATGGCAAATTGTATACAAAGGTAATCAACTGGGTGCAGCGTAGCATCTGGGAGAATGGAGACAGTCTGGAAGAGCTGATGGAAGAG GTTCAAACCTTGTACTACTCAGCTGATCACAAGCTGCTTGATGGGAATCTACTAGATGGACAGGCTGAGGTGTTTGGCAGTGATGATGACCACATTCAGTTTGTGCAG AAAAAGCCACCACGTGAGAATGGCCATAAGCAGATAAGTAGCAGTTCCACTGgatgtctctcttctccaaatGCTACAGTACAAAGCCCTAAGCATGAGTGGAAAATCGTTGCTTCGGAAAAAACTTCAA ATAACACTTACTTGTGCCTGGCTGTGCTGGATGGTATATTCTGTGTAATTTTTCTTCATGGGCGAAACAGTCCACAGAGCTCACCAACAAGTACACCAAGACTAATTAAGAGTTTAAGCTTTGAGATGCAACCAGATGAGCTAATAGAAAAGCCCATGTCTCCTATGCAGTATGCACGATCTGGTCTGGGAACAGCAGAGATGAACGGCAAACTTATAGCTGCAG GTGGCTATAACAGAGAGGAATGTCTTCGAACAGTTGAATGCTATGATCCGCATACGGATCACTGGTCCTTTCTTGCTCCCATGAGAACACCAAGAGCCCGATTTCAAATGGCCGTACTCATG GGCCAGCTCTATGTGGTAGGTGGATCAAATGGCCATTCAGATGACCTGAGTTGTGGAGAGATGTATGATCCAAACATAGATGACTGGATTCCTGTTCCAGAATTGAGAACTAACCGTTGTAATGCag gAGTGTGTGCTCTGAATGGGAAACTGTACATCATCGGTGGCTCTGATCCATATGGTCAAAAAGGACTGAAAAATTGTGATGTATTTGATCCCATAACAAAGTCGTGGACAAGCTGTGCTCCTCTTAACATCC GTAGACACCAGTCTGCAGTCTGTGAGCTTGGTGGTTATTTGTACATAATAGGAGGTGCAGAATCTTGGAATTGTCTAAACACAGTAGAACGTTACAATCCTGAAAATAACACCTGGACTTTAATTGCACCCATGAATGTGGCTAGGCGAGGAGCTGGAGTAGCTGTTCTTGATG GAAAACTGTTTGTAGGTGGTGGCTTTGATGGTTCTCATGCCATCAGTTGTGTGGAGATGTATGATCCAACTAGAAATGAATGGAAGATGATGGGAAACATGACATCGCCAAGGAGCAATGCTGGGATTGCAACTGTAGGGGACACCATTTATGCAGTGGGAGGATTTGATGGCAATGAATTTCTGAATACAGTGGAAGTCTATAATGCTGAGACAAATGAGTGGAACCCCTATACAAAGATGTttcagttttaa